ACTCCCACTCCGGCGGAATTTCTGCCTCAACCGAGAACGGCATCTCAAATCGATGTCCGTTCTGGCATGCGTACTCCACCGCCTGGCGCGGGGCCAGATCGATGCCGCGGTCCGTCTCGTAGCTGGTAACCACGAGGCGCGTACCGCGGAGAGCTCGCTCACTCATGAATCGTGCCTCCCGGGCTTGTCGCCCACAGGACAGGTGTCGCTGTCGTCGTCATCCGGTCAACGTCCGGTCGGCGGTATTGATTCCCGCTCCGGGTCATGCGTCGCCCGTCGTGCCGCCCCTTGTTGTACCCACCAATGCCCGTTTTGTCACATCTGGCAGCAGATGTCACCCAACGTCTACACTTCTTAAGCGCGCAGTAACGGTCCGCCTGGCAGGCCAAAGGCGTACACTACCGGCCCTTTGCTTCAACGTCTAAATTCGTTCGGAATTCGTTCGTGGATGCGGGCCGGGCGCACTCGACGGACCGCTGTCAGATCCGTTCGGGTACAGGATTGCCTGCCGCCTCCACGGCGCGCCGCACCGGCACTCGCGCCAGCAGCACGAAACCCAGTGCGAAGAAGACCACCAACGAGATGATCGCGTCCCGGTAGCTGCCCGTGACCTGGTACGTCAGGCCGAAGACGAGCGGCCCCACCCAGCTCAGCCCGCGGTCGCTCATCTCGTACGCCGAGAAGTACTCGGCCTCCTTGCCCGCCGGCACCAGGTGCGAGAACAGCGAACGCGACAGAGCCTGGCTGCCGCCCAGGACCAGTCCGATCATCGCCGCGAGTGCGAAGAACCACACCGGGGTCCGGGCCGGCAGGAAGTATCCGGCCCCCAACGTCAGCGCCCAGGCGGCCAGCGAACCGAGGATCGTCCGCTTGGCTCCGTAGATCCGGGCCAGCCGCCCCATCCCCAGGGCTCCCGCCACCGCGAGGACCTGGACGAGCAGGATCGCCCCGATGAGGGTGGACTGCTCCAGCTCCAGCTCCTCCGACCCGTAGATGGAGGCCTGGGAGATCACCGTCTGCACGCCGTCGTTGTAGATCAGGTACGCCAGCAGGAACGACAGGGTCAGCGGGTAGCGCCGCATGTCCTTCAAGGTGGCGACGAGCTGCTTCCACCCGCTGACGGCCGGGGCCGCGCCCGGCTCCCGGACCACGGCACGGTCCCGCAGCCGGTTCAGCGGGATCAGCGCGAAGGCGCCCCACCACAGGCCGGCGGAGGCCAGGCAGATCCGGATCGCCATGCCCTCGCTGAGGCCGAAGGATTCGTGGCCCGTGTAGAGCACCAGGTTCATCACGAGCATCACCGAGCCCGCGGTGTACCCGAACGCCCAGCCGCGCGAGGAGACCGCGTCCCGCTCGTCCGGCGTGGAGATCTGCGGCAGGTAGGCGTTGTACAGCACCATCGAGACCGACAGCGAGGCGTTCGCCACGATCAGCAGCAGCCCGCCCAGCAGGTACCGCTCGCCGCCCAGGAAGAACATGCCGGTCGTCGCCGCGGCCCCCGTGTACGCGGCCACGGCCAGCAGCGGCTTCTTGCGGCCGGTCCGGTCCGCGACCGCGCCGGCCAGCGGCATGAGCAGCACGGCCAGGATCACCGAGGCGGACACCGTGTAGGCGAAGAACGAACCGGCCCGCACCGGGATGCCCAGCGGGTGCACGAAGCCCTCGGGGTCCGCCGCCGCCTTGGCGATCGAGGTCAGGTAGGGCCCGAGGAACACGGTGACCACGCTCGCCGAGTACACGGACACCGCGAAGTCGTAGAAGTACCAGCCGCGCTGTTCGTACTTGCTCCCGCCCGTCACCACGGCGGCGGATCTGCCGTCCTCGGACCCCGGTTCCGCGTCGTCCGTCGTCTGCGCGCTCATGGCGGCCCCCTCGCTGGTCCCCGTACCGCACGGCCCGTCGGAGCCGGGGCGGGGCACCCGCGACCGTGTCAGGCCCAGGCCCCGCGCCGCTCCAGCACCGTGCGCAAGATGTCGATCCGGTCGGTCATGATGCCATCGACTCCCAGGTCGAGGAGAGACTCCATGCGTTCCGGTTCGTTCACGGTCCACACGTGCACCTGGAGTCCCCGTGCGTGCGCGGTCCGTACGAACCTCCGGTCGACCACGCGGATGCCCCCCTGGGTCTCGGGAACCTGCGCCGCCACCGCCCCGACGCGCAGTGCGGCCGGGATCGCGAACGAGCGCAGCCGCAGGCCGAGCACCCCGCGCACCCCGTAGGAGGTCGCCAGCCGGGGGCCGGCGATCTTCTGCGCCCGGGCCACCCGGCTCTCCGAGAAGGAGCCCACGCAGACCCGGTCCCAGGCGCCCGTCCGCGCGATCAGGTTGACCAGCGGATGCAGGGCGGACTCCGCCTTGATGTCGATGTTCCAGCGCGCCTCGGGGAACTCTTCCAGCAGCTCCTCGAAGAGGGCCAGCGGCTCGGTGCCCCCCACCCGGGCCTCGCCGATCCGCTTCCAGGGCAGCTCGGCGATCCGGCCCTGCGCGTCGGTGACCCGGTCCAGCGTGGAGTCGTGGAAGGCGACGAGTTTCCCGTCGGCCGAGGCGTGCACATCGGTCTCGAAGTACCGGTAGCCCGCGTCGGCGGCCCGGTGGAAGGCGGCGGCGGTGTTCTCCAGTCCGTCCGCGGCACCTCCCCGGTGCGCGAAGGGGATCGGGGCCGGGTGGTCCAGATACGGATGGCGAAGGCGTACGTGCGTCACGCGCGCAGTATCCCCCGCGCGGGATGCCCTCCGGTGACCGGCAGCCGTCAAACGACTGACGATCGCACTCCAGTCCACGGGCCCCTGGTGCCGGTGGACTGCAACGTGACAGTCTTGACCCGCATTCCCAATCCAATCCCGGCCCCGGTGGACCCGGCGGGGGCCAATCCGACGAAGGTGGACCGGACGCATGGCCGAATGGACCTCAGCGGTCGGTGCCGCACAGCTCGCCCGCCTCATCACCTCGCAGCAGGAGCGGACCGCCGTACCGGGCGCCCGCAAACTGCCCGCGTACCGCACCCTCGCCGACGGGATCCGGCTGCTCGTCCTGGAAGGCCGCGTCCCGGTCGCCGCCCGGCTGCCCGCCGAGCGGGAGCTGGCCGGCTCCCTCTCCCTCAGCCGCACCACCGTCGCCGCCGCGTACGAGGCCCTGCGCGGGGAGGGCTTCCTGGAGTCCCGCCGGGGCGCCGGCAGCTGGACCTCCGTCCCCGCCGGGAACCCGCTGCCCGCCCGCGGCCTGGAACCGCTGCCGCCGGAGTCCCTCGGCTCCATGATCGACCTGGGCTGCGCCGCCCTTCCGGCCCCCGAGCCCTGGCTCACCAAGGCCGTCCAGGGGGCCCTGGAGGAGCTGCCGCCGTACGCGCACACCCACGGGGACTACCCGGCGGGCCTGCCCGCGCTGCGCCGGATGCTCGCCGACCGCTACACCGAGCAGGGCATCCCCACCATGCCCGAGCAGATCATGGTCACCACCGGCGCGATGGGCGCCATCGACGCGATCTGCAGCCTCTT
This genomic window from Streptomyces sp. NBC_01351 contains:
- a CDS encoding MFS transporter, which codes for MSAQTTDDAEPGSEDGRSAAVVTGGSKYEQRGWYFYDFAVSVYSASVVTVFLGPYLTSIAKAAADPEGFVHPLGIPVRAGSFFAYTVSASVILAVLLMPLAGAVADRTGRKKPLLAVAAYTGAAATTGMFFLGGERYLLGGLLLIVANASLSVSMVLYNAYLPQISTPDERDAVSSRGWAFGYTAGSVMLVMNLVLYTGHESFGLSEGMAIRICLASAGLWWGAFALIPLNRLRDRAVVREPGAAPAVSGWKQLVATLKDMRRYPLTLSFLLAYLIYNDGVQTVISQASIYGSEELELEQSTLIGAILLVQVLAVAGALGMGRLARIYGAKRTILGSLAAWALTLGAGYFLPARTPVWFFALAAMIGLVLGGSQALSRSLFSHLVPAGKEAEYFSAYEMSDRGLSWVGPLVFGLTYQVTGSYRDAIISLVVFFALGFVLLARVPVRRAVEAAGNPVPERI
- a CDS encoding glycerophosphodiester phosphodiesterase family protein, whose product is MTHVRLRHPYLDHPAPIPFAHRGGAADGLENTAAAFHRAADAGYRYFETDVHASADGKLVAFHDSTLDRVTDAQGRIAELPWKRIGEARVGGTEPLALFEELLEEFPEARWNIDIKAESALHPLVNLIARTGAWDRVCVGSFSESRVARAQKIAGPRLATSYGVRGVLGLRLRSFAIPAALRVGAVAAQVPETQGGIRVVDRRFVRTAHARGLQVHVWTVNEPERMESLLDLGVDGIMTDRIDILRTVLERRGAWA